The Sander lucioperca isolate FBNREF2018 chromosome 15, SLUC_FBN_1.2, whole genome shotgun sequence genome window below encodes:
- the asrgl1 gene encoding isoaspartyl peptidase/L-asparaginase, translating into MFPVVVVHGGAGHIPKERSENSTSGVCSAARAGYTILQGGGSSMDAVVEAVTQLENNPSFNAGCGSVLNVKGEVEMDAIVMDGKTLGSGAVSAVRNIANPIQLARLVMDKTGHACLTAEGANQFARSMGVPEVPLESLITDYSRMRWKKNLAPDANPVECQMGKMGTVGAVAVDSEGNVACATSTGGMLNKMEGRVGDTPCIGCGGYADNQVGAVSTTGHGEAIMKVILARLILFHMEQGQSVEAASDLALAYMKSRVGGLGGVVTVDPQGQWAARFSSLQMAWAAAQKDILHYGLYTGEHFTQSIDDPL; encoded by the exons ATGTTTCCAGTAGTGGTGGTCCATGGAGGGGCGGGTCATATCCCAAAGGAGCGGTCAGAAAATTCCACTTCAGGGGTGTGCTCAGCAGCCCGCGCAGGGTACACCATCCTCCAGGGAGGGGGCAGCAGCATGGACGCTGTGGTAGAGGCTGTGACCCAGCTGGAGAATAACCCCTCCTTTAATGCAG GGTGTGGGTCTGTGCTGAACGTCAAAGGAGAGGTGGAGATGGATGCCATTGTGATGGATGGGAAAACACTGGGTAGTGGTGCCGTGTCTGCTGTACGCAACATAGCCAACCCTATCCAGCTAGCAAGACTGGTTATGGACAAG ACAGGTCATGCATGTCTGACCGCAGAGGGGGCCAATCAGTTCGCCCGGTCCATGGGTGTCCCTGAGGTGCCTCTAGAGTCCCTCATCACCGACTACTCTCGCATGCGCTGGAAAAAGAACCTGGCACCTGATGCCAACCCTGTGGAGTGTCAAAT GGGGAAGATGGGCACGGTTGGAGCAGTGGCAGTCGATAGTGAGGGCAACGTAGCCTGTGCAACCTCCACTGGTGGGATGCTGAACAAGATGGAGGGACGGGTGGGTGACACACCCTGCATAG GGTGTGGAGGTTATGCTGACAACCAGGTGGGAGCAGTGTCAACTACAGGCCACGGAGAAGCCATCATGAAGGTTATTTTAGCCAGACTCATCCTGTTCCACATGGAgcaag GTCAGTCAGTAGAGGCTGCCAGTGATTTAGCTCTGGCCTACATGAAGTCCAGAGTAGGTGGGCTGGGTGGGGTGGTGACAGTGGACCCTCAGGGCCAATGGGCCGCTCGCTTCTCCAGTCTGCAGATGGCCTGGGCTGCAGCCCAGAAAGATATCCTGCACTATGGTCTGTACACTGGGGAACACTTCACCCAGAGCATCGATGACCCACTCTGA